From a region of the Impatiens glandulifera chromosome 4, dImpGla2.1, whole genome shotgun sequence genome:
- the LOC124934270 gene encoding O-glucosyltransferase rumi homolog: MQGFPRYLLDGSGVYRRFKDTISFPLLRTKSPSRSSLLFILFLLFFLGTFIATRLLDSAVPSIAGNAHSNTILAVTPIQTNLEKKRVPQRIEIPLNCSSANNTNANQRLTCPASYYPSPGTFVPEGDDQAGSIPEGCPDYFRWIHEDLRPWKETGISKEMVERARRTANFRLVIVNGRAYVETFEKSFQTRDTFTLWGILQLLRKYPGKLPDLDLMFDCVDWPVVIAKHFRGPNSTAPPPLFRYCADDATLDIVFPDWSFWGWPEVNIRPWERLLEELKEGNKRKRWMERDPYAFWKGNPNVAETRMDLLKCNVSENQDWGARIYAQNWIEESRHDFNQSSLGGQCLHRYKIYIEGSAWSVSEKYILACDSVTLLVKPRYYDFFTRNLMPVHHYWPVKENDKCKSIKFAVEWGNSHKQKAQAIGKEASDFIQEDLKMDLVYDYMFHLLNEYAKLLKYKPTIPDKAVELCSETMACSAEGREKKFMMESLVKGFDPNARPCTMPPPYDRLALSKLKRRQSNSIKQVDLWEKKYWDKSK, from the exons ATGCAAGGATTTCCGAGGTATTTATTGGATGGATCTGGAGTTTACAGGCGCTTCAAAGATACGATTTCATTTCCTCTGTTGAGGACGAAATCGCCGTCTCGATCTTCTTTACTCTTCATACTCTTCCTCCTCTTTTTCCTCGGCACGTTCATCGCTACACGGCTTCTCGACTCTGCCGTCCCT TCAATTGCTGGTAATGCACATTCAAATACAATACTAGCAGTGACGCCTATCCAGACTAATTTGGAGAAGAAACGTGTTCCTCAAAGAATTGAAATCCCACTGAACTGTTCATCTGCTAATAATACCAATGCTAATCAAAGGCTCACCTGCCCAGCGTCTTACTATCCGAGCCCTGGAACGTTTGTTCCAGAAGGGGATGATCAGGCTGGGTCAATCCCGGAAGGCTGTCCTGATTACTTCCGTTGGATCCACGAGGATCTAAGGCCATGGAAGGAGACAGGCATCAGTAAAGAAATGGTAGAAAGGGCTCGCCGGACTGCAAATTTCAGGCTGGTGATAGTTAATGGAAGGGCTTATGTTGAGACATTTGAAAAGTCGTTTCAAACTAGGGATACCTTTACACTTTGGGGAATCTTGCAACTTTTAAGGAAGTACCCAGGGAAATTGCCTGATTTGGACTTGATGTTTGATTGTGTTGATTGGCCTGTTGTGATTGCGAAACATTTTCGAGGGCCTAACTCGACTGCCCCTCCACCATTGTTCCGGTATTGTGCCGATGATGCTACACTGGACATTGTCTTCCCTGATTGGTCCTTCTGGGGGTG GCCAGAGGTGAATATAAGGCCATGGGAGAGACTGTTGGAAGAGCTGAAAGAAGGAAACAAGCGGAAAAGATGGATGGAGCGAGATCCCTATGCTTTCTGGAAGGGGAATCCTAACGTAGCTGAAACCAGGATGGATCTTCTTAAGTGTAATGTCTCTGAAAATCAAGATTGGGGCGCTCGCATTTATGCTCAG AACTGGATTGAAGAATCACGTCATGACTTTAACCAGTCAAGCTTGGGAGGCCAATGTTTACACAG GTACAAAATCTATATTGAAGGCTCCGCATGGTCTGTGAGTGAGAAGTACATTCTTGCTTGTGATTCAGTTACTTTGCTGGTAAAGCCACGTTACTACGACTTCTTCACAAGAAACTTAATGCCAGTACATCACTATTGGCCCGTTAAAGAGAACGACAAATGCAAGTCTATTAAGTTTGCAGTTGAATGGGGTAACAGCCACAAACAGAAG GCCCAAGCTATAGGTAAAGAAGCATCGGATTTCATTCAAGAGGACCTTAAGATGGATTTAGTATACGATTACATGTTCCATCTATTGAACGAATACGCGAAGCTCTTAAAATACAAGCCCACCATACCCGATAAAGCGGTTGAACTATGTTCAGAAACAATGGCTTGTTCTGCAGAAGGACGGGAGAAGAAGTTTATGATGGAGTCCTTGGTGAAAGGTTTTGACCCCAATGCACGACCATGCACCATGCCTCCGCCGTATGATCGACTTGCTTTGAGTAAGTTAAAGAGAAGACAATCAAATTCAATTAAACAGGTAGATTTATGGGAGAAGAAGT